In a single window of the Penaeus monodon isolate SGIC_2016 chromosome 3, NSTDA_Pmon_1, whole genome shotgun sequence genome:
- the LOC119592993 gene encoding uncharacterized protein LOC119592993 isoform X3, protein MTQESSSSSSSSTSCSTARPPPPPHAKPEPIYARSTKMKKTASAPGGLGAQPQGKDPLNTSTGTYEVTWQFGPLPPLPPPPPPPPPLKLCTHATSTPFPLYASMGPEASSLASQPASPSTQPCHMSNPASSAINRVPRLSSQPSYSTKHVFRSPSHQARSTNPRSHSTRPCQSTCSTNQSPCTADDMCLSRQPPPPWKQPPRPPPKPAHPASQSTGARPCLPLARPCLPLARPSQATNKQPSHSVAKPSQPGGGHPPSAHTQNLDPNELPPPPPPSPPPLVPVRTSSKRPSGVANFPSPASWKLPTCRSRKETDKNVARNSDKCNKQVDAPVCEQDSQNYVDVRDASALCGLVVRAGLSTHDSAVGTSGNVTQGPEDGAHEAALGSRLPVCASKTSSASHMEASVCRDTSDNTGTGTHSHDFEGLSLDSTLASWRWCSASKERVRAPSCGDYEEMYSSHMSSAAYAMARTPSEPSFYGVASSSLVSNTSSIYHADAEDTHEGSLTRDLRQYLNTRFQKGSVDHELQNTIRDNVYLRTVPVTTRSPRQGEVNGVDYTFLSKEEFRALQRSGNLLESGVFEGHEYGTPVPSPISSALQQRHTAERITRHRLRYRMPSVTSHNSSETFPSPVMERRRLPPLLTPWMGMRRGRAALPSDDAPPSEPQSEPGLDPDAHTEPLDGNNLLRSFSLPMKQPRAGKYGSDKIKTLPGRLLKGVQRPSLRELNRTFSANEIKEYFIRNGSQRYRMGENELRGQAYMSSKHETSLPINHSTGTFTRRASSRDKNSPMRKSKSLASFSVDPDYKSMPISYLIAQTLLTQPKQKTRRRTLSDESITEESDLESLFGGSEDGDTIVGSDSNTDSTSDDSDTLSIHSEVLTNVHRVYDRKPQATSVDHIYWIPNVKSISADNLSLLSNEESVDPVVVPNIHRVYDRKPQTTPVDHEESVDPVDAIPIFPSRQNIDQNTPSFYTTVVRSNPNPPAPESTSTEVCLTLGSCFPEFHHDVLSYDEEVNNIIGINQEETLSDTSDSAFLSTPQALSVSPDGTAMETASYTDSDISSVNLDDFMYDSGFEKQSDRCGSSSSGSVNIYRVNHSIQDTETSKYVMIYDSSDIKITSVEKPPLPPRSSSLKKYLEINTVNKEELLERQNEAKKRITENIVSKEHKAVVEKNIGQKNPSNQKSVCGPSAMDVQCPAKGANVSPVTDGCSTEMESDSFSAYENSGEDLIDHPKINGFIKHGRTSLKSSSKQIHEHPQNKCGLIPKSNRDTYIRLVNSLENLYVKKAGNKKWIKESEVLDFTLDVNSSSDKVDNPQSSDVKSGLQQNNSVIASKYDGNEFTRVGNNPNSSEVRVADSRKDSISSSTSSARSNEYLKPMNDLSMCSALSQEEANSNDKQKNCKSLPIKTPRVSKSRHFAAANNFPHIDAQGVLELKGVGRVYSNIKEDKSPNFNIKGRKGAHCVPAPPPQRTLFISRNAPTRFSVVKTPHERQRRAIQQQGNRLRNSIRSSLKSAMESRLSDEDKRSPIVDRRDSPENERKFINRLLWQTENRNEWCRSLGADHRFWSSGESCYNAQSGNHYGTPKPPSLPPDHLSRGPAGAAVLPGAHPSSEGKRRRNRSNVEAMAANTTSTEPPPDSPKHPYPPGTHYSPPGMHQGMVAEEGGMQLQPPDSPTSGELGPLPSNWEKAYTENGEPYYIDHVAGTSSWLDPRLARVQKRNAEECGEDELPFGWERIDDPQYGTYYIDHVNRKTQYENPVVMAKKQPMEQGGGNSPAEGGNNTFPRQKKTANEGNSVGAPNTSDGPQPPPGSGPKRANSECDLKSSHTGLMLYLPCLPCLASEGKDSKLQVQAQQTYIRVHNRMDKNSLPRPRSLSPNHKHPDSSQKHSNLNFRQNLTISGPMDPIHIASGTPHKANNLSQSPQVSKPNNLAISPNNFYPPDQISSASKQSNASRNQKPTLSHGIRNQEVKNPTFNQTIVPNFAKPHFPNYQNLAPKSLRLRIPQASSSPKGPMPMFSSPYNSLRYNYSTGSSPLQYSPSHNVRGSPPQFPTPAPYPLTRFLSSPLPSTQDLAYPVIHHQRSYSSYYPYSVLTPSASPLYRPSEDPIVSAVSLRRKDHSGQGIIFTRNPAELQGEFIRTSLVKSSRGLGFTIVGGDDNEEEFLQIKSVVPNGPAWQDGKLRTGDVLVYVGDTCVLGYTHADVVNMFQNIDPGRTVYLEVCRGYPLPFDPNDPNTEIVTTVAVTTADARSSKSGFCEGYERSRNNSSESMNTAKSMPDLSNPERVQEVPRPGSADLLSSENFDHTPDILDFYPSALSKPEYLTIPIVKGTNGFGFTIADSAYGQKVKKILDRVRCKNLIEGDILVDINNINVKGMSHTEVVQVLKDCAQGQEAVIMVQRGGLNSPTKSRGIRKDQTSPKKSGVASGLFRSKTPTADMYSSQPKEVIPNRPKTPLVDTRNRPKTPNVMSSVDISNTVDGNRQLEGNMDYRPPYTPTSVHAPYPGAFSYTGGQGDSQYDSKVNTMSAQMGQVSLEQNNYENYIGEMNRNAGQDSQGDGQVPPQNSYYYHNDLYAQDGYYQQQADHYEYDMKRTNAKTPTKEYVNQGYPHYLHYNNNLSNTSNLINNNHNTSMEQNSGYDYMQYSKDGYDLPRQDSGYSSQAQIPPARNPYPPFHGQNNSAGYNNSDGFNNQADSLGRRKESTSFEYEHPAPVSMPRFPDGRYSVNPRGPPVGSNDSLGYMEFTVTLKRQETGFGFRIVGGTEEGSQVSIGHIVPGGAADQDRSICTGDEIVGVDGEMVLGASHHRVVQLMSAAATHGRVTLTLRRRTQNPSELHNRSLEMQFPYDIQVTRRENEGFGFVIISSVTKSGSTIGRIIEGSPAERCGRLHVGDRILAVNGVDIKTLHHGHIVNLIKESGYSVTLTIGPPRDDASSTTSNSQRAESDAGDDGEYYSVELQRGTRGFGFSIRGGREFHNMPLFVLRIAENGPAAEDGKLKVGDQLMEINGMSTKDMTHADAIELIKQCGNSVSLMVKRGGKLPQHLDTLNPNALGSPVGPPPPGTNIRSTATLPHPSPGSYPLPPGLPAPPGPPGPPYSSHGGYHPPPNATNSYPPAYLHNGAVRGPQPLHSSPATQYPPPLTPNGPLSQSSPRVMAAENYYWNRVSDHRPI, encoded by the exons CCCACGTTCCCATTCCACCCGGCCGTGCCAGTCCACTTGCTCCACCAACCAGTCTCCGTGCACCGCAGACGACATGTGCCTTTCCCGCCAGCCTCCCCCCCCTTGGAAGCAGCCCCCACGCCCTCCTCCCAAGCCGGCGCATCCCGCAAGCCAGTCCACCGGGGCTCGCCCCTGCCTGCCCCTCGCTCGCCCCTGCCTGCCCCTCGCTCGCCCAAGCCAGGCCACAAACAAGCAACCCAGTCATTCCGTCGCCAAGCCTTCTCAGCCGGGCGGTGGGCATCCTCCTTCAGCCCACACTCAGAATCTTGACCCAAACGAActgcctcccccgccccctccctcgcccccgcccCTCGTCCCTGTCCGCACTTCGAGCAAGCGGCCAAGCGGCGTGGCAAATTTCCCATCGCCCGCATCTTGGAAACTGCCGACATGTCGTTCGCGGAAGGAGACGGATAAGAATGTGGCTCGTAATTCAGATAAATGTAACAAGCAAGTTGACGCCCCAGTTTGTGAACAAGACTCGCAGAATTACGTAGACGTTCGAGATGCTTCGGCCCTGTGCGGGTTGGTGGTGAGGGCGGGGCTCAGCACCCACGACTCGGCCGTGGGGACTTCGGGCAACGTCACCCAAGGCCCCGAGGATGGCGCCCACGAGGCAGCGCTTGGCTCGAGATTGCCCGTGTGTGCTTCCAAGACATCCTCAGCCTCACACATGGAGGCAAGCGTCTGTCGAGACACCAGTGATAACACGGGGACCGGAACGCATTCGCACGATTTCGAGGGCCTCAGCTTGGACTCGACATTGGCTTCGTGGCGGTGGTGCTCGGCGTCCAAGGAACGAGTGCGAGCTCCTTCGTGCGGAGACTATGAGGAGATGTACTCCAGCCATATGAGCTCCGCGGCATACGCCATGGCCAGGACACCCAGCGAGCCCTCGTTCTATGGCGTCGCCTCCAGCTCCCTCGTCAGCAACACCTCCAGCATATACCACGCCGACGCCGAGGATACGCACGAAG GGTCCCTGACTCGTGATCTGCGGCAGTACCTGAACACACGTTTCCAAAAGGGTAGCGTGGACCATGAGCTGCAGAACACCATCCGCGACAACGTGTACCTGCGTACTGTTCCAGTGACCACCCGGTCTCCACGACAGGGGGAGGTCAACGGAGTCGACTACACTTTTCTCTCGAAGGAAGAATTTCGTGCCCTGCAGAGATCCGGGAATCTGCTGGAGTCTGGCGTCTTTGAGG GACATGAATATGGGACACCAGTACCATCCCCCATATCATCCGCCCTGCAGCAGCGTCACACTGCAGAGCGCATAACACGGCATAGGTTGCGCTACAGGATGCCATCGGTCACATCACATAACTCCTCTGAAACATTTCCAAGCCCTGTTATGGAACGAAGACGCCTTCCTCCGCTCCTTACTCCCTGGATGGGCATGCGAAGGGGAAGAGCTGCATTGCCCAGTGATGATGCCCCCCCTAGTGAGCCCCAAAGTGAACCAGGGTTAGATCCAGATGCACATACAGAGCCTTTGGATGGCAACAACCTCTTGCGTTCTTTTTCTCTGCCCATGAAACAACCAAGAGCAGGAAAGTATGGCTCAGACAAGATCAAAACTCTTCCAGGAAGATTGTTGAAGGGTGTTCAGCGCCCTTCACTTAGAGAACTAAATCGAACTTTTAGTGCCAATGAAATTAAGGAATACTTTATTAGGAATGGAAGCCAACGCTATCGTATGGGTGAAAATGAATTACGTGGCCAAGCTTACATGTCCAGCAAGCATGAAACATCATTGCCAATTAATCATTCCACAGGTACCTTTACTCGTAGGGCATCTAGTCGTGATAAAAATTCTCCTATGCGTAAAAGTAAAAGCTTAGCATCCTTTTCAGTAGATCCAGATTACAAATCTATGCCAATTAGTTATCTCATAGCTCAGACTCTCCTTACTCAGCCTAAGCAGAAAACCAGGAGAAGAACGCTGTCAGATGAGTCTATAACAGAAGAATCAGACCTTGAGTCTCTCTTTGGTGGCAGTGAAGATGGTGATACTATTGTTGGTAGTGACAGTAATACTGATAGCACATCTGATGACAGTGATACATTATCTATTCACAGTGAAGTCCTTACAAATGTTCACAGAGTTTATGATAGAAAACCACAAGCAACATCTGTAGACCATATTTACTGGATTCCTAATGTAAAAAGTATATCTGCTGATAATCTTTCTCTGCTATCAAATGAGGAGTCAGTAGACCCAGTTGTGGTTCCAAATATTCACAGAGTTTATGATagaaaaccacaaacaacacctgTAGATCATGAGGAGTCAGTAGACCCAGTAGATGCAATCCCTATTTTTCCTAGTAGACAAAATATTGACCAGAACACACCGTCCTTTTACACCACTGTAGTAAGAAGCAATCCTAATCCACCTGCACCAGAAAGCACTTCTACTGAAGTCTGTTTAACATTAGGCAGTTGCTTCCCTGAATTTCATCATGACGTCCTCAGTTATGATGAAGAGGTAAATAACATAATTGGTATTAATCAGGAGGAGACTTTGTCAGACACCAGTGATTCAGCCTTCCTTTCCACACCCCAGGCATTATCAGTGTCTCCAGATGGCACTGCAATGGAGACTGCATCATATACAGATAGTGACATTTCTAGTGTTAATTTGGATGATTTCATGTATGACTCTGGTTTTGAAAAGCAGTCTGATCGGTGTGGGAGTTCATCTTCTGGTAGTGTAAATATTTATAGAGTTAATCATAGCATTCAGGACACAGAAACTAGCAAGtatgttatgatatatgattCTTCAGACATCAAAATCACAAGTGTAGAGAAGCCACCACTACCACCTAGAAGTTCTTCACTAAAAAAGTATTTGGAAATTAACACTGTTAATAAAGAGGAATTATTGGAAAGACAGAATGAGGCTAAAAAAAGGATTACAGAAAATATAGTATCAAAAGAGCACAAAGCtgttgtagaaaaaaatattggacaAAAGAATCCATCTAACCAAAAGTCTGTCTGTGGTCCCTCTGCAATGGATGTTCAGTGTCCTGCCAAAGGAGCAAATGTCAGCCCAGTTACAGATGGATGTTCAACTGAAATGGAATCAGATAGTTTTTCAGCATATGAAAATTCAGGAGAAGATTTGATTGATCATCCAAAAATCAATGGTTTCATAAAACATGGAAGGACTTCACTAAAATCAAGCAGTAAACAGATTCATGAACATCCACAAAATAAATGTGGGCTTATTCCAAAATCTAACCGGGATACTTATATCAGACTTGTAAATAGCCTCGAGAACTTGTATGTTAAGAAGGCTGGAAATAAGAAATGGATCAAGGAGTCTGAGGTGTTAGACTTTACTTTGGATGTAAATTCAAGTTCTGATAAGGTAGATAATCCACAGAGTTCAGATGTGAAAAGTGGGCTTCAACAAAATAACAGTGTGATTGCTTCCAAATATGATGGGAATGAGTTTACCAGAGTTGGGAATAATCCAAATAGTTCAGAAGTTAGAGTTGCTGATAGTAGAAAGGACTCCATCTCATCCTCAACCTCATCTGCTAGGTCAAATGAATATCTTAAACCTATGAATGATCTATCTATGTGTTCAGCATTATCACAGGAGGAAGCcaatagtaatgacaaacaaaaaaattgtaaGTCACTACCAATCAAAACTCCAAGAGTATCAAAATCAAGACATTTTGCAGCTGCCAATAATTTTCCACACATTGATGCCCAAGGAGTTTTGGAATTAAAAGGGGTTGGCAGAGTATATTCTAATATAAAAGAGGATAAAAGTCCAAACTTTAATatcaagggaagaaaaggggcacATTGTGTGCCTGCACCACCACCACAGAGAACTCTTTTCATTAGTAGAAATGCACCCACGAGATTTAGTGTAGTAAAAACACCACATGAGAGACAAAGGCGTGCCATACAGCAACAAGGTAATAGGCTCCGAAATTCCATCAGATCTAGTTTAAAATCAGCAATGGAAAGTAGACTGTCAGATGAAGATAAACGTTCCCCAATTGTTGACAGAAGAGACAGtccagaaaatgaaagaaagtttATTAATAGACTGTTATGGCAAACTGAAAACAGAAATGAATGGTGCAGGTCTCTTGGTGCAGATCATAGATTTTGGTCATCAGGGGAGTCTTGTTACAATGCACAAtcag GTAACCATTACGGTACTCCAAAACCCCCATCATTACCTCCGGACCACCTGTCTCGGGGCCCTGCAGGTGCAGCAGTCTTACCTGGAGCTCACCCAAGCTCAGAAGGTAAACGACGACGCAACCGCTCCAATGTAGAAGCCATGGCTGCCAACACCACCAGCACAGAGCCTCCACCTGACTCACCCAAGCATCCTTATCCGCCGGGAACACATTACAGCCCTCCTGGCATGCACCAGGGGATGGTGGCAGAAGAGGGAGGCATGCAACTACAGCCTCCAGACTCTCCAACATCAGGAGAACTTGGTCCACTTCCTTCCAACTGGGAAAAAGCATATACTGAAAATGGGGAGCCATATTATATAGA TCATGTGGCTGGAACATCTTCCTGGTTGGATCCCAGATTAGCTCGTGTTCAAAAAAGAAATGCAGAAGAATGTGGGGAGGATGAGTTGCCATTTGGGTGGGAGAGAATAGATGATCCTCAGTATGGTACATACTACATTGACCATGTAAACAGAAAAACACAGTATGAAAATCCTGTTGTCATGGCAAAGAAGCAGCCCATGGAGCAAG GAGGTGGAAACAGTCCAGCAGAAGGTGGGAACAACACTTTCCCTCGCCAAAAGAAAACTGCAAATGAGGGCAATAGTGTAGGAGCCCCAAACACATCTGATGGCCCTCAGCCTCCTCCTGGTAGTGGCCCTAAACGTGCAAACAGTGAGTGCGATCTAAAGTCCTCCCACACAG GGCTCATGCTGTACCTGCCCTGTTTACCGTGCTTGGCATCAGAAGGCAAAGACTCTAAGCTGCAGGTGCAAGCGCAGCAAACGTATATTCGGGTTCACAACCGTATGGACAAGaactccctccctcgtcctcgctctctctctcccaatcacaAGCATCCAGATAGTTCTCAGAAACATTCAAACTTAAATTTTCGACAAAATTTAACTATTTCTGGCCCTATGGATCCTATACATATAGCTAGTGGAACACCTCATAAGGCAAACAATCTCTCACAAAGTCCTCAGGTTTCAAAGCCAAACAACTTAGCCATTTCTCCCAATAATTTCTACCCTCCTGACCAAATCAGTTCAGCCAGTAAGCAAAGTAATGCTAGTAGAAACCAAAAACCAACACTAAGTCATGGAATTCGGAATCAAGAGGTGAAGAATCCAACCTTCAATCAAACCATTGTCCCAAATTTTGCCAAGCCCCACTTTCCCAATTACCAAAATCTTGCTCCCAAATCGCTTCGCCTCCGAATACCTCAAGCCTCATCGTCTCCCAAAGGACCAATGCCAATGTTCAGTAGTCCTTACAATAGCCTCAGGTATAACTATAGCACAGGCTCCAGTCCTCTGCAGTACAGCCCGAGCCACAATGTAAGAGGTAGCCCTCCCCAATTCCCTACCCCAGCACCATACCCTCTCACTAGGTTCTTGTCATCACCACTACCAAGCACCCAGGATTTAGCATATCCAGTAATCCATCACCAAAGATCATACTCTAGCTATTACCCATACTCTGTCCTtactccctccgcctcccccctgtACCGTCCATCGGAGGACCCTATAGTATCGGCAGTCAGCTTAAGAAGGAAAG ACCATTCAGGCCAAGGTATAATATTCACCCGTAACCCAGCAGAGCTGCAGGGTGAATTTATCCGCACCAGCTTGGTAAAGTCATCACGAGGGTTGGGCTTCACGATCGTTGGTGGTGATGACAATGAAGAAGAGTTCCTGCAGATCAAAAGTGTAGTCCCAAATGGCCCAGCATGGCAAGATGGAAAATTGCGCACAG GCGATGTTCTGGTCTATGTGGGTGACACCTGTGTTTTAGGTTATACCCATGCTGACGTTGTGAACATGTTCCAAAACATAGACCCAGGTCGCACTGTGTACCTAGAGGTCTGTAGAGGTTATCCTTTGCCTTTTGATCCCAATGACCCAAATACTGAAATTGTAACCACTGTAGCTGTTACGACTGCTG ATGCAAGATCATCGAAGTCTGGCTTTTGTGAAGGCTATGAACGATCGAGAAACAATTCGAGCGAGAGTATGAACACAGCGAAGTCAATGCCAGACTTAAGTAATCCTGAACGTGTTCAAGAAGTACCCCGACCAGGGAGTGCTGATCTGCTTAGTTCTGAAAATTTTGATCACACACCTGATATTTTAGACTTTTATCCATCAGCCTTAAGCAAACCTGAATATCTGACTATACCGATTGTAAAAGGTACTAATGGCTTTGGATTTACCATAGCGGACAGTGCATATggacaaaaagtgaaaaagattcTAGATCGTGTTAGGTGTAAAAACTTGATTGAAGGTGATATTTTAGTTgacataaacaatataaatgtGAAAGGAATGAGTCATACAGAAGTGGTGCAAGTCTTGAAAGACTGTGCACAAGGGCAGGAGGCAGTTATCATGGTGCAAAGAGGTGGGCTTAACTCACCAACAAAGTCTCGAGGGATTCGCAAAGATCAAACTAGCCCTAAGAAATCAGGAGTTGCCAGTGGGCTTTTCAGAAGTAAAACTCCAACAGCAGATATGTACAGTTCACAACCCAAGGAAGTGATTCCAAATAGACCTAAGACTCCCCTTGTAGATACTCGAAATCGACCGAAGACCCCAAATGTCATGAGCAGTGTTGATATCAGCAACACAGTTGATGGGAACAGGCAGCTAGAAGGCAACATGGATTACCGACCCCCCTATACACCTACCTCAGTTCATGCACCATACCCAGGTGCATTCTCTTATACTGGGGGACAGGGAGACTCCCAGTATGACTCTAAGGTCAACACCATGTCTGCACAGATGGGACAAGTCAGCCTGGAGCAGAACAACTACGAAAATTACATTGGAGAAATGAATCGTAATGCTGGCCAGGATAGTCAAGGTGATGGCCAGGTTCCCCCACAGAATAGTTATTATTACCACAATGATTTATATGCTCAGGATGGATACTACCAACAGCAGGCTGACCATTATGAGTATGATATGAAGAGAACAAATGCCAAGACACCTACTAAGGAATACGTTAACCAGGGATATCCTCATTATTTACACTACAACAACAACCTTTCCAATACATCAAAccttataaataataatcataatactagcaTGGAACAAAATTCTGGCTATGATTATATGCAATATTCCAAAGATGGCTACGATCTACCCCGACAAGACTCTGGCTATAGTTCACAGGCTCAGATTCCTCCTGCCAGGAATCCTTACCCACCTTTCCACGGCCAGAACAACTCGGCAGGTTATAATAACTCTGATGGCTTCAACAACCAGGCTGACAGtttaggaagaaggaaagagtccACTAGTTTTGAGTATGAGCATCCAGCACCTGTTAGCATGCCtag ATTCCCTGATGGGCGATACAGTGTGAATCCTCGTGGTCCTCCTGTTGGTTCTAACGACAGTCTAGGGTACATGGAGTTTACTGTAACACTCAAGAGACAAGAGACTGGTTTTGGTTTTAGAATTGTAGGAGGAACTGAAGAGGGGTCTCAG GTATCCATTGGCCACATTGTCCCTGGTGGAGCAGCTGACCAAGATCGTAGCATTTGCACTGGTGATGAGATAGTAGGTGTCGATGGTGAAATGGTGCTGGGAGCAAGTCATCATCGTGTTGTTCAGCTCATGTCTGCCGCTGCCACACATGGACGAGTCACTCTTACTTTAAGACGACGTACACAAAACCCCTCTG aaCTTCATAATAGATCATTGGAAATGCAGTTCCCTTATGATATACAAGTcacaagaagagaaaatgaaggctTTGGCTTTGTGATTATATCGTCAGTCACAAAGTCTGGTTCCACTATAG GTCGCATCATAGAAGGAAGCCCAGCAGAGCGTTGTGGTCGCCTTCATGTTGGAGATCGCATATTAGCTGTCAATGGGGTAGACATCAAGACCCTGCACCATGGCCATATTGTCAACCTGATCAAGGAGTCGGGCTATTCAGTCACACTTACCATCGGCCCCCCCAGGG aTGACGCTTCGAGTACCACGTCCAACTCTCAGCGG GCTGAGAGTGATGCTGGCGATGATGGCGAGTATTACAGCGTAGAGCTCCAGCGTGGAACCAGAGGATTTGGCTTCAGCATTCGTGGCGGCAGAGAATTCCACAATATGCCTTTGTTTGTTTTGAGGATTGCGGAAAATGGACCAGCAGCAGAAGATGGAAAACTCAAG GTTGGTGATCAGTTGATGGAAATCAATGGCATGTCTACGAAGGATATGACACATGCAGATGCCATTGAACTGATAAAGCAATGTGGAAACAGTGTCTCTCTAATGGTGAAGCGTGGTGGGAAACTCCCTCAGCATTTGG ATACCTTAAATCCCAATGCCTTGGGGTCACCTGTGGGTCCCCCACCCCCTGGGACCAACATCCGCTCCACAGcaactctcccccatccctccccaggTTCATATCCCTTACCACCAGGTCTTCCAGCTCCCCCAGGACCACCAGGACCCCCATACTCCTCCCATGGTGGGTATCATCCCCCTCCCAATGCCACAAACAGCTATCCACCAGCCTATCTTCACAATGGTGCTGTGCGCGGCCCACAGCCTCTACACTCTTCCCCAGCCACTCAGTATCCTCCTCCTCTAACCCCAAATGGACCACTCAGCCAGTCATCACCCAGAGTTATGGCTGCAGAAAATTATTACTGGAACCGTGTATCTGACCACAGACCCATATGA